A DNA window from Paralichthys olivaceus isolate ysfri-2021 chromosome 11, ASM2471397v2, whole genome shotgun sequence contains the following coding sequences:
- the clmpb gene encoding CXADR-like membrane protein, with translation MRMGFPAAMSAIFRSLFLALFSLLSVGAQTEMKKVVGDNATLPCHHQFPSTNSIDIEWLLLKPNSKQRVIITFFGGKVYTNEATGTDASRVSFAGEYLGGDASLMISDLLLSDSGEYSCKVKTGGKYHWSQVNLIVLVKPSKPTCLMDGKLLEGSDVKLSCKSSNGSEPINYKWERVLDKGRSLGKLPNLALIDLKNPEMVTLRNLTMDSTGVYRCTAHNNVGEENCTIEVTIQRAKNVAMAAGIVVGISLGVLIVLLIIWLVFQKKEKKKYEEEETPNEIREDAEAPKAKLVKPNSLSSSRSGSSRSGASSTQSMVHNSAQRGHRPRPPAVAALKENGQPPGFPQSPPAYTTVVPPKNPEPPTTPKFNSRNMSGPTPPTLMVPAQTKAFQTV, from the exons ctctTTTCAGCCTGCTGTCGGTGGGTGCCCAGACGGAGATGAAGAAGGTCGTCGGGGACAACGCCACCTTACCTTGCCACCACCAGTTCCCGTCGACCAACTCTATCGACATTGAGTGGCTCCTGCTGAAACCAAACTCCAAACAGAGAGTG ATCATAACCTTCTTCGGGGGCAAGGTTTACACCAATGAGGCAACGGGCACTGACGCCAGCCGTGTGTCCTTTGCCGGGGAGTACCTGGGCGGGGATGCCTCCCTGATGATCAGTGACCTGCTGTTGTCCGACTCCGGTGAATACTCTTGTAAAGTTAAGACCGGGGGCAAGTACCACTGGAGCCAGGTCAACCTCATTGTGCTGG TCAAGCCTTCCAAGCCAACGTGCTTGATGGACGGCAAACTCCTGGAGGGCAGTGATGTCAAGCTGAGCTGCAAGTCCAGCAACGGGTCAGAACCCATCAACTACAAGTGGGAGCGAGTGCTGGACAAAGGCAGGAGCCTGGGCAAGCTGCCAAACCTGGCACTGATAG ATCTGAAGAACCCAGAGATGGTGACCCTTAGGAATCTCACCATGGACAGCACCGGTGTCTACAGGTGCACAGCACACAACAACGTGGGAGAGGAAAACTGCACAATCGAAGTTACAATCCAGC GGGCAAAGAATGTCGCTATGGCGGCCGGTATAGTGGTGGGAATATCCCTCGGCGTCCTCATTGTCCTATTAATCATCTGGCTCGTCTTccagaagaaggagaagaagaagtacgaggaggaggagactccAAACGAGATCAG GGAGGATGCGGAGGCTCCCAAGGCCAAGCTGGTGAAGCCAAACTCCCTGTCCTCGTCCCGCTCCGGCAGCTCACGCTCCGGGGCCTCTTCCACCCAGTCCATGGTGCACAACAGCGCTCAGCGTGGTCACCGCCCCCGCCCTCCTGCTGTAGCAGCTCTCAAGGAGAATGGGCAGCCTCCAGGCTTCCCCCAGTCCCCACCAGCCTACACTACAGTGGTGCCCCCCAAGAACCCCGAGCCCCCTACCACTCCCAAATTCAACTCCAGGAACATGTCGGGGCCCACACCCCCAACCCTCATGGTCCCCGCCCAGACCAAGGCCTTTCAGACTGTGTAG